The following nucleotide sequence is from Pseudomonas putida S13.1.2.
TCATCGCCCTGATCATCGGGGCGCTGGTCGGTGGGCTGGTGGGTGGCCTGGGCATCGAAGGCACGCTAAAGGCCTTCAATGGCGGCCTGGGCGGTGGCGCCACGGTTGCCTTGTCCTACGCACTGCTGGGCGCTTTTGCCGTGGCCATCGCCAAGTCAGGTCTGGCCCATGCCTTGGCTGACCGGGCACTGGCCATGATCGATCGCCAGGGCCACGCCAATGGCGGCAAGGTCAAATGGCTGATGATCGGCCTGATGCTGGTGGTGGCTGTGTCGTCGCAGAACATCCTGCCGATCCACATTGCCTTCATTCCGCTTCTGGTTCCGCCGTTGCTGTATGTACTGACCCGCCTGCGCATCGACCGCCGGCTGATCGCCTGCGTGATCACCTTCGGCCTGATCACCCCGTACATGTTCCTGCCGGTGGGCTTCGGCAATATATTCCTCAACGAAATCCTGCTGGCCAACGTCGCCCGTGCCGGTGTGGACGTGAGCGGTGTCAACGTCACCCACGCCATGGCCATCCCGGCAGCAGGTATGTTGGCTGGCCTGCTGCTGGCGGTGTTCATCAGCTACCGCAAGAAGCGTGACTACGACCTGGCGCGCATCGAGCAGGTGGAGCAGGTGAGCGTGCAGTACAACCCGCTGACGCTGTTGGTGGCTGGGCTGGCAATTGCCGCAGCGTTCATCGTCCAGTTGTTGCTGGATTCGATGATCATCGGTGCCATGGTCGGTTTCCTGATTTTCTCGCTGTCAGGCATCGTCAAGTGGAAGGACACCGACGATCTGTTCACCGAAGGCATGAAGATGATGGCCATGATCGGCTTCATCATGATTGCCGCCTCGGGTTTTGCCGACGTGATGAAGGCCACCGGTGAGGTGAAAAGCCTGGTGGAAACCTCGGCGCAGTGGATCGACCACAGCAAGGGGATCGGTGCCTTGCTGATGCTGTTGGTGGGGCTGCTGGTGACCATGGGCATCGGCTCGTCGTTCTCCACCGTGCCGATCCTGGCCGCGATCTTTGTGCCATTGTGCGTGCAGCTGGGCTTCGACCCGCTGGCCACAGTGTGCATCGTCGGTACTGCCGGTGCATTGGGTGACGCAGGCTCGCCGGCCTCTGACTCGACCTTGGGCCCGACCTCGGGCCTGAACGTGGATGGCCAGCACCACCATATCTGGGACACTGTGGTACCGACCTTCATCCACTACAACCTGCCATTGCTGGCGTTTGGGTGGGTGGCGGCGATGACGTTGTAAGGGGCGAGGGCGTCAGCCCTTGTCGGGCGGCGGCGAGATGCTGTTGAGCACGGTGCTGCCGTCCTTGCTACGGGTCAGGTAGATGGGCAGCACCTTGGGCAAGTTGTTGACCAGGCGTGCTACCTCACGGGTGTTGTAGATACCGCTGATGCGGATGCGGCCGGTGCTGGCATCGGCCAGTTGCAGCGGCGCGTCGAGGTAGCGGTTGATCACTGGCAGCGCCTGCTCCAGGCTCAGGTTGTCGAGCACCAGCTTGCCACTGCGCCAGGCCAGGCTGTTGCCGTAGTCATTGCTCTGCTCCAGCTGCGGCTCGAAATCGCCCTTGTGATAGCTGGCCTGCATCCCCGGGCCCAGGCGATAGCCACCGGCGCTGCCGTCGCTGGATACCAGTACCGAGCCTTCCACCAAGGTGACCTTGACTTGGTCCTGGTACTTCCACACGTTGAACTGGGTGCCGGTGACGCGGGTCTGGCCATGGCCTGCATGCACGATGAACGGGTGGCTGCTGTCGTGCTGTACCTTGAAGAACGCCTCGCCGCGCTTGAGCGTGACCTGGCGCTGGTCCTTGAAGTTGAGGTAGGTCAGCTCGGTGTGGAGGTTGAGCTGTACCGTGCTGCCGTCGTCCAACTCCACGGTCTGCATGCGGTCGGCGGCTTCGAAGTGCTGGTAGTGGTTGGGCAGCAAGCCCTGTTCCCACCCCACCCAGCCGGCCAGCGGCAGCACGGCCAAGGCGATAGCGGCGGCAGATGCTAGCGGACGCCAGTTGCGCGGGCGTGCAGGTTGACGGGTGGGCGTGTTGAAGTCGACGACGGTGGCGTTGTGTGGCAACAGGTCGGCGGTTTGCCAGATTTCCAGCATTGCCTGGTATTCCTCGGCATGCCGCGGGTCCGCCGCCAGCCAGCGGGCGAACGCCTCGCGCTCGGACGCCGTGCAATCATCGGCGTGCAGGCGCATGCACCAATGCGCGGCGGCGTCGGTGATGGCATCGTCAGGGCTGGGGTTGAGGCGGTCGTGATTCATTGCGGCTCCGGGTTTTGCGTATTCTACCCTTGCTAGAGGGCTCCCGAGAACCAACGTAATGGCGAATGACTATCAGTTGTGACGGTTTTTCGTCGGATTTGCAACGGTTTTTCAGCGTCTGAGAACCCTTCGCGTAAAGGTAGGCAGGCTGAAAACCTGCGGCTGATTTGCAGCCCATCGCGACACAAGGCCGCTCCCGCAGGGGATCGCGTACCTCTTGTGGGGCAGCTGCCTTGTACAAAATCACAAAGCTTGCGCGATCACAGTGGGAGCGGGCTTGCCCCGCGAACACGGGCGAAGCCCGTGCCACCCACCGCGTGGTCTGCTTCGCGGGCTTGCCCGCCCCCACACGTAATGCGCAGGCTTCAGAACTGCGCCGCCTCCAGCCCATAAAGGCTGCCGCTGCCCGCCCTGATACTGGCTTCCAGCCCCAGGCCACGCGGCAGCACTCGCTGGAAGAAGAACGCCGCACACGCAAGCTTGGCCCCGTGAAACGCTTCATCTTCAT
It contains:
- a CDS encoding FecR family protein; translated protein: MNHDRLNPSPDDAITDAAAHWCMRLHADDCTASEREAFARWLAADPRHAEEYQAMLEIWQTADLLPHNATVVDFNTPTRQPARPRNWRPLASAAAIALAVLPLAGWVGWEQGLLPNHYQHFEAADRMQTVELDDGSTVQLNLHTELTYLNFKDQRQVTLKRGEAFFKVQHDSSHPFIVHAGHGQTRVTGTQFNVWKYQDQVKVTLVEGSVLVSSDGSAGGYRLGPGMQASYHKGDFEPQLEQSNDYGNSLAWRSGKLVLDNLSLEQALPVINRYLDAPLQLADASTGRIRISGIYNTREVARLVNNLPKVLPIYLTRSKDGSTVLNSISPPPDKG
- a CDS encoding Na+/H+ antiporter family protein, producing MNAVIAAVGIMLILSLSRVHVVIALIIGALVGGLVGGLGIEGTLKAFNGGLGGGATVALSYALLGAFAVAIAKSGLAHALADRALAMIDRQGHANGGKVKWLMIGLMLVVAVSSQNILPIHIAFIPLLVPPLLYVLTRLRIDRRLIACVITFGLITPYMFLPVGFGNIFLNEILLANVARAGVDVSGVNVTHAMAIPAAGMLAGLLLAVFISYRKKRDYDLARIEQVEQVSVQYNPLTLLVAGLAIAAAFIVQLLLDSMIIGAMVGFLIFSLSGIVKWKDTDDLFTEGMKMMAMIGFIMIAASGFADVMKATGEVKSLVETSAQWIDHSKGIGALLMLLVGLLVTMGIGSSFSTVPILAAIFVPLCVQLGFDPLATVCIVGTAGALGDAGSPASDSTLGPTSGLNVDGQHHHIWDTVVPTFIHYNLPLLAFGWVAAMTL